AAGTGTCCTACGATATGCCAAGCTGGCGCGAAGAAGGCATCTGGGCTTCAATGCTGGCCCTTGAAGTACTCGCTGGGGCCCACGGCTCGCACACTTATTGAGGTTACAATGACTCGCTTATTGATGTTCCTAGTTTTGACTGCTTTGACTACTCCAGCCCTCGCTACGGTTAATGTGGTGACAACTTTACCGGAATACGCTGCGCTTGCTCGGGATATCGGCGGCAATGACGTTCGGGTCATAAGTCTTACCAAATCAAGCCAAGACCCTCATTTCATTGATGCTAAGCCCAGCTACATCGTAGCTCTCAATAATGCAGATCTCTTCATTCTTAATGGCCTGGAGCTAGAGATTGGCTGGATTCCTAGCCTCTTAACCCAAGCACGTAATCCTCGTATTCGACCCGGCGCCTTCGGACACCTCAATGCCAGTCAATTCGCGGGTAAAATTCTAGATAAGCCCACGGGAACCATTGACCGCTCGATGGGTGATATCCACGCCGGGGGTAATCCACACTTTAGCCGTGATCCTGCTCGTATGAGCTTGGTCATCAAAGAAATTACAAATCGATTATGTCGGCTTGCGCCTGCTTCCAGTGAAAGATTCAAAGCAAACTCGAAAACTTTACAAGACCAGCTTTCGAAACTCTTAAAGGCAACCAAAGAGAAATGGTCAAAGCTTCCAGCTCAGGCTCGCCAAGCCATAGAGTATCACAAGAGCTGGTTGTACTTGTTCGATACACTCGAGATTACGGTTCCTATCCGTATCGAACCGAAGCCTGGAGTGGCGCCGTCACCGGCCCACTTGGCCAAGGTCGTCAACGTCGTAAAAAGCAACAATATTAAAATTTTACTGCAAGAGACGTCTTATCCCTCGAAGCTGATGTCGACCATCGCCAGGATAA
The Deltaproteobacteria bacterium genome window above contains:
- a CDS encoding zinc ABC transporter substrate-binding protein, which produces MTRLLMFLVLTALTTPALATVNVVTTLPEYAALARDIGGNDVRVISLTKSSQDPHFIDAKPSYIVALNNADLFILNGLELEIGWIPSLLTQARNPRIRPGAFGHLNASQFAGKILDKPTGTIDRSMGDIHAGGNPHFSRDPARMSLVIKEITNRLCRLAPASSERFKANSKTLQDQLSKLLKATKEKWSKLPAQARQAIEYHKSWLYLFDTLEITVPIRIEPKPGVAPSPAHLAKVVNVVKSNNIKILLQETSYPSKLMSTIARITKAQRIVVSSGPDLDRNQDYMSYITALMDTLYKAVTSGSAP